DNA sequence from the Streptomyces sp. NBC_01497 genome:
CGTCACCCCCGAGCAGGCGAAGATCGCCGAGGACGCGGGCGCCGTCGCGGTCATGGCCCTGGAGCGGGTCCCCGCCGACATCCGCAAGCACGGCGGCATCGCGCGGATGTCCGACCCCGACATGATCGAGGGGATCATCAACGCCGTGTCGATCCCCGTCATGGCGAAGTCCAGGATCGGCCACATCGTCGAGGCGCAGGTCCTGCAGTCCCTCGGCGTCGACTACATCGACGAGTCCGAGGTCCTCACCCCCGCCGACGAGGCCAACCACTCCGACAAGTGGGCGTTCACCACCCCCTTCGTCTGCGGTGCCACCAACCTCGGTGAGGCCCTGCGCCGCATCGCCGAGGGCGCCGCCATGATCCGTTCCAAGGGCGAGGCCGGCACCGGCAACGTCGTCGAGGCCGTGCGCCACCTGCGCCAGATCAAGGGCGAGATCGCCCGTCTGCGCGGCGCGGACCGCAACGAGCTGTACGCCGCCGCGAAGGAACTGCGCGCGCCGTACGAGATCGTGCGCGAGGTCGCGGAGCTGGGCAAGCTGCCCGTCGTGCTGTTCTCCGCGGGCGGTGTCGCCACCCCCGCCGATGCCGCGCTGATGCGCCAGCTCGGCGCCGAGGGCGTGTTCGTCGGCTCCGGCATCTTCAAGTCCGGCGACCCTGCCAAGCGCGCCGCCGCCATCGTGAAGGCCACCACCTTCTACGACGACCCGAAGATCATCGCCGACGCGTCGCGCGACCTCGGCGAGGCCATGGTCGGCATCAACCTCGACGCGGCCCCCGACGCCGAGCGGTTCGAGAACCGTGGCTGGTAAGGACATCACGGGCCCCACCATCGGGGTGCTCGCCCTGCAGGGGGACGTGCGCGAGCACGTCGCGGCGCTGGCCGCCTCCGGGGTGGCCGCCGTGTCCGTGCGCAGGCCCGAGGAACTCGCCGCCGTGGACGGCCTCGTC
Encoded proteins:
- the pdxS gene encoding pyridoxal 5'-phosphate synthase lyase subunit PdxS translates to MSTAPQSAPQAPQSANPETGTARVKRGMAEQLKGGVIMDVVTPEQAKIAEDAGAVAVMALERVPADIRKHGGIARMSDPDMIEGIINAVSIPVMAKSRIGHIVEAQVLQSLGVDYIDESEVLTPADEANHSDKWAFTTPFVCGATNLGEALRRIAEGAAMIRSKGEAGTGNVVEAVRHLRQIKGEIARLRGADRNELYAAAKELRAPYEIVREVAELGKLPVVLFSAGGVATPADAALMRQLGAEGVFVGSGIFKSGDPAKRAAAIVKATTFYDDPKIIADASRDLGEAMVGINLDAAPDAERFENRGW